The Citrifermentans bemidjiense Bem genome window below encodes:
- the pruA gene encoding L-glutamate gamma-semialdehyde dehydrogenase — MNNSELNNRVVARGKEFFSTISGEKPSLFNKGAWMGKVMDWSMQNETFKIQMFRFVDVFPSLTTGKLLTDHIREYFGEEKDMPPVLSTGAKVAGMLGSFGGAVLNKFLTTNIQEMARQFIVGENTKEAIKNMERLRKDGFAFVVDVLGEATLSEKEADIYMNTYLELLDSLKKEYKDWKPLPGRGGEAGLDWGHAPKVNVAVKPTALFCLANPQDFEGSVVAILERVRKIAVKVMELNGFLCIDMESYRHKDIIIEVYKRLKLEYPAYPHFGLVLQAYLVDTDKDLPELLAWARQNKVQISIRLVKGAYWDYETVKAKQNDWKVPVWTIKAESDAAYERQARMILESSDICHFACASHNIRTISAVMEMAKELNVPDERYEFQVLYGMAEPVRKGILKVAGRIRLYCPYGDMVPGMGYLVRRLLENTANESFLRQSFAEDAQIEKLLEDPEVTAERERKARAAKHKAIAKGPGNLAPFNNEAMVDFTRADHRAAFPKQIAEVRKQLGKTYPLFVNGKEVKTGDTIASVNPNNPSETVGIVCQAGTKEVGDAIAAAKGAFPAWRDTDIKLRAEYLVKAAAAARRRIFELSAWQVLEIGKQWDQAYADVCEAIDFLEYYAREMIALGAPKRIGHAPGELNHYFYEPKGVAAVISPWNFPLAISMGMVSAAIVAGNCVVFKPSGLTSVIGYHIVELFREVGLPDGVFNYTPGRGSVMGDYLVDSPDISLIAFTGSMEVGLRIIERAAKVYPGQENVKKIVCEMGGKNAIIIDDDADLDEAVPHVLYSAFGFQGQKCSACSRVIVLDAVYDKFVERLVSMAQATLVGPSEDPAHYMGAVADDKAMKTIKEYAEIGKKEGQLLYESKVPADGGYYVPMTIIGGIKPEHRIAQEEIFGPVLAVMRAKDFDQAIAWANSTKFALTGGVFSRSPEHLAQARKEFRVGNLYLNRNNTGALVGRQPFGGSKMSGVGTKAGGHDYLLHFMDPRVVTENTMRRGFAPVEEDDDWVA; from the coding sequence ATGAATAACAGCGAACTGAACAATCGAGTTGTGGCAAGGGGCAAGGAGTTTTTCTCGACCATCTCCGGCGAGAAGCCGTCTCTCTTTAATAAGGGCGCCTGGATGGGCAAGGTCATGGATTGGAGCATGCAGAACGAGACCTTTAAGATCCAGATGTTCCGCTTCGTCGACGTCTTCCCGTCTCTCACCACCGGGAAACTGCTGACGGACCACATCCGCGAATACTTCGGCGAGGAGAAGGATATGCCTCCGGTTCTCTCCACCGGCGCCAAGGTGGCGGGCATGCTCGGCTCCTTCGGCGGTGCGGTCCTCAACAAGTTCCTCACCACCAACATTCAGGAGATGGCCCGTCAGTTCATAGTCGGGGAGAACACGAAGGAAGCGATCAAGAACATGGAGCGCCTGAGAAAGGACGGCTTCGCCTTCGTCGTGGACGTGCTGGGCGAGGCGACGCTTTCGGAGAAGGAAGCGGATATCTACATGAACACCTACCTGGAGCTTCTGGACTCGCTCAAGAAGGAATATAAGGACTGGAAACCGCTGCCGGGCAGGGGAGGGGAGGCCGGCCTCGATTGGGGTCACGCTCCAAAGGTGAACGTTGCGGTCAAACCGACGGCGCTTTTCTGCCTCGCCAACCCGCAGGACTTCGAGGGCTCGGTGGTCGCCATTCTGGAGCGCGTGCGCAAGATCGCGGTGAAGGTCATGGAGCTGAACGGCTTCCTCTGCATTGACATGGAGTCTTACCGCCACAAGGACATCATCATCGAAGTCTACAAAAGGCTGAAGCTCGAGTACCCGGCATACCCCCATTTCGGCCTCGTGCTCCAGGCATACCTGGTGGACACCGACAAGGACCTTCCCGAACTCCTCGCCTGGGCGCGCCAGAACAAGGTGCAGATCTCGATTCGCCTGGTGAAGGGGGCGTACTGGGACTATGAAACCGTGAAGGCCAAGCAGAACGACTGGAAGGTTCCGGTCTGGACCATCAAGGCGGAGTCGGATGCGGCTTACGAGCGACAGGCCAGGATGATCCTGGAAAGCTCCGACATCTGCCACTTCGCCTGCGCCTCGCACAACATCAGGACCATCTCGGCGGTTATGGAGATGGCCAAAGAGCTGAACGTGCCGGACGAGCGCTACGAGTTCCAGGTGCTTTACGGGATGGCGGAGCCGGTCCGCAAGGGGATACTGAAGGTTGCCGGCCGCATCCGCCTCTACTGCCCGTATGGCGACATGGTCCCCGGCATGGGGTACCTGGTCCGGCGTCTGCTGGAGAACACGGCAAACGAGTCCTTCCTGCGTCAGAGCTTCGCCGAGGACGCGCAGATCGAGAAACTCCTGGAGGACCCGGAGGTGACCGCCGAGCGTGAGCGTAAAGCGCGCGCCGCGAAGCACAAGGCTATAGCGAAAGGCCCCGGCAACCTGGCGCCATTCAACAACGAGGCGATGGTGGACTTCACCAGGGCCGACCATCGCGCTGCGTTCCCGAAACAGATAGCGGAGGTGAGGAAGCAGTTGGGCAAAACCTACCCGCTCTTCGTCAACGGGAAGGAAGTGAAGACCGGCGACACCATCGCCTCGGTCAACCCGAACAACCCTTCGGAAACGGTCGGCATCGTCTGCCAGGCGGGGACCAAGGAAGTGGGCGATGCAATCGCCGCCGCCAAGGGTGCTTTCCCGGCATGGCGCGACACCGACATCAAGCTCCGCGCCGAGTACCTCGTCAAGGCTGCCGCCGCGGCGCGCCGCAGGATCTTCGAACTCTCCGCATGGCAGGTGCTGGAGATAGGCAAGCAGTGGGACCAGGCCTACGCCGACGTCTGCGAGGCGATCGACTTCCTCGAGTACTACGCCCGCGAGATGATTGCCTTGGGCGCCCCCAAGCGCATCGGCCACGCGCCGGGCGAATTGAACCACTACTTCTACGAGCCCAAAGGGGTGGCCGCGGTAATCTCTCCGTGGAACTTCCCGCTGGCGATCAGCATGGGCATGGTTTCGGCGGCGATCGTTGCCGGCAACTGCGTGGTCTTCAAACCCTCCGGCCTTACCTCGGTCATCGGCTACCACATCGTGGAACTCTTCCGCGAGGTAGGCCTTCCCGACGGCGTCTTCAACTACACCCCCGGCCGCGGCTCGGTGATGGGGGATTACCTGGTCGACAGCCCTGACATCAGCCTGATCGCCTTCACCGGATCGATGGAAGTCGGTCTGCGCATAATCGAGCGCGCCGCCAAGGTGTATCCTGGGCAGGAGAACGTGAAGAAGATCGTCTGCGAGATGGGAGGCAAGAACGCCATCATCATCGACGATGACGCCGACCTGGACGAGGCGGTGCCGCACGTGCTCTACTCCGCCTTCGGCTTCCAAGGGCAGAAGTGCTCCGCATGCTCCCGCGTCATTGTCCTCGACGCGGTCTATGACAAGTTCGTGGAGCGCCTGGTCTCCATGGCCCAGGCGACGCTTGTCGGCCCCTCTGAGGACCCGGCCCACTATATGGGTGCCGTAGCCGACGACAAGGCGATGAAGACCATCAAGGAATACGCGGAGATCGGCAAGAAGGAGGGTCAGCTCCTTTACGAGAGCAAGGTCCCGGCCGACGGCGGCTATTACGTCCCGATGACCATCATCGGCGGCATCAAGCCCGAGCACAGGATCGCGCAGGAAGAGATCTTCGGACCGGTCCTGGCCGTCATGCGCGCCAAGGACTTCGACCAGGCCATCGCCTGGGCCAACTCCACCAAGTTCGCACTGACCGGCGGCGTCTTCTCCAGAAGCCCCGAACATCTGGCGCAGGCTCGCAAGGAATTCCGGGTCGGCAACCTGTACTTAAACCGCAACAACACCGGCGCCCTCGTCGGCCGCCAGCCCTTCGGCGGCTCCAAGATGTCCGGCGTCGGCACCAAGGCTGGCGGACATGACTACCTGCTGCACTTCATGGACCCCAGGGTCGTCACCGAGAACACCATGCGCCGCGGCTTCGCACCGGTCGAGGAGGACGACGACTGGGTCGCATAA